A genomic region of Mesobacillus jeotgali contains the following coding sequences:
- a CDS encoding rhomboid family protein, which produces MLAFLEDYLFWKVTEFLIVKKDYRILQLSQDHGELWLEKTENKNTQVVRLLHYNLDWSNWLQRDLGLTAENGDRIRRKLAKGELKILNLYFSAYPPVDDYEFRIAEPTLSENGKVTVESILVDRANASEALKKIENRIDGNIEIDLAEEFSVDDIESIKKNALSSAVSRAKEEQSIFNYGKPFFTYLFIAVQVLMFLVLEAAGGSTDTSTLIKFGAKFNPLIIEGEWWRFFTPIIIHIGLLHLFMNTLALYYLGTMVERLYGNLRFLFIYIFSGFAGVLASFIFSPNLSAGASGAIFGCFGALLYFGVAKPRLFWRTLGLNILVVLGINLAFGFTIPGIDNAGHIGGLVGGFASAGIFHLPKKKRPMLQGAFLVVSVAAVFLSLQYGFSGKANLVDERSILVLAQQHIKAEEYEQANELLTDYRKLETLSAESLFMLSFTEIKLGQLEEAKRNLLNVIDMSPDFHEAYYNLALIYFDEKELKKAQTYAEKAVELNPGQDSYRETLEQINYYLEEAA; this is translated from the coding sequence ATGTTGGCTTTTTTGGAAGATTATTTGTTTTGGAAGGTCACGGAATTCCTGATTGTGAAGAAGGACTATCGTATCCTGCAGCTTTCGCAGGATCACGGAGAGCTATGGCTGGAAAAGACAGAAAACAAAAATACGCAGGTTGTTCGCCTGCTGCATTATAATCTTGATTGGAGCAACTGGCTGCAAAGGGATCTCGGGTTGACTGCGGAGAATGGAGACAGAATCCGCAGGAAACTTGCTAAAGGAGAGTTGAAGATTCTTAATCTCTACTTTAGTGCTTATCCCCCAGTAGACGATTATGAGTTTAGAATCGCCGAACCGACCCTTTCTGAAAATGGCAAGGTAACTGTTGAATCCATTTTAGTGGATCGGGCAAATGCGTCTGAAGCATTAAAGAAAATAGAAAATAGGATTGATGGTAACATCGAGATTGATTTAGCAGAGGAATTCTCTGTCGATGATATAGAGTCTATAAAGAAAAATGCTCTTTCCAGTGCAGTTAGTCGCGCTAAGGAAGAACAATCGATATTCAATTATGGGAAGCCTTTTTTCACCTATCTATTCATCGCGGTACAGGTGCTGATGTTCCTGGTTCTTGAGGCAGCGGGTGGAAGCACGGATACTTCAACGCTGATAAAATTTGGTGCAAAATTCAACCCCCTTATAATTGAGGGAGAATGGTGGAGATTTTTCACACCGATTATCATCCATATCGGACTGCTCCATCTATTCATGAATACCCTCGCTTTATATTACTTAGGGACGATGGTTGAACGGCTCTACGGCAATTTGCGGTTTTTGTTTATATATATTTTCTCAGGTTTCGCCGGAGTACTGGCCAGCTTCATTTTTAGTCCAAATCTTTCAGCAGGAGCGAGCGGCGCGATATTTGGCTGCTTTGGAGCTTTACTTTATTTTGGTGTCGCCAAACCAAGGCTGTTTTGGCGGACATTGGGACTGAATATCCTTGTAGTGCTTGGAATCAACCTTGCTTTTGGCTTTACCATTCCTGGAATTGATAATGCTGGACATATAGGAGGTCTTGTCGGAGGGTTTGCATCAGCCGGTATTTTCCACCTTCCTAAAAAGAAACGTCCTATGCTTCAAGGTGCATTCCTGGTTGTTTCTGTTGCTGCAGTTTTTTTATCACTGCAGTATGGTTTTAGCGGCAAAGCAAATTTAGTAGATGAAAGATCAATATTGGTGCTTGCTCAACAGCATATAAAAGCGGAAGAGTATGAGCAGGCCAATGAGCTGCTAACGGATTATCGGAAGTTGGAGACACTTTCGGCGGAATCATTATTCATGCTTTCATTTACCGAAATAAAGCTGGGTCAGCTTGAGGAAGCTAAACGTAATCTTCTTAATGTTATTGATATGTCTCCCGACTTCCATGAAGCATATTACAATCTGGCTTTGATATATTTCGATGAAAAGGAACTCAAGAAAGCTCAAACTTATGCTGAAAAGGCAGTAGAGTTAAATCCTGGGCAGGATAGTTACCGAGAAACACTTGAGCAGATTAATTACTACCTTGAAGAAGCTGCTTGA
- a CDS encoding L-lactate dehydrogenase yields the protein MKNHVNRVVLVGTGFVGSSYAFAMVNQGVTEELVLVDLNKEKSEGDAMDLNHGMAFAPSQTKIWFGSYADCKDADLVVLCAGANQKPGETRLDLVEKNTKIFKSIVDEIMANGFDGIFLVATNPVDILTYAVWKFSGLPKERVIGSGTILDTARFRFLLGDYFNVDTRNVHAYIIGEHGDTELPVWSHADIGGKPIAKMMKDQEHYKHDDLEEIFTNVRDAAYHIIQRKGATYYGIAMGLVRLTKAILQNENSILTVSANLSGEYGHDDIYIGVPAIVNRNGIREIVELSLDAEEQQKFDHSVEVLRKVMDPVLKG from the coding sequence ATGAAAAATCATGTGAACCGTGTTGTTTTGGTTGGAACAGGCTTCGTTGGTTCCAGTTATGCATTTGCGATGGTCAATCAGGGAGTAACTGAAGAATTAGTACTTGTTGATCTTAATAAGGAAAAGTCTGAAGGGGACGCTATGGATTTGAATCACGGAATGGCGTTTGCTCCTTCCCAGACTAAAATCTGGTTTGGTTCATATGCAGATTGCAAGGATGCGGATTTGGTGGTGCTTTGTGCTGGGGCCAATCAAAAGCCAGGAGAAACAAGGCTGGATCTTGTAGAGAAAAACACGAAAATTTTTAAAAGTATTGTAGATGAAATTATGGCCAACGGTTTTGACGGAATTTTCCTTGTCGCAACAAATCCTGTTGATATCCTCACATATGCTGTATGGAAATTCTCTGGACTGCCAAAGGAACGTGTCATTGGTTCAGGGACAATCCTTGATACTGCAAGATTCCGATTCTTGCTTGGAGATTATTTCAATGTAGATACTCGAAACGTACATGCCTATATTATAGGTGAGCATGGTGATACTGAATTGCCTGTATGGAGCCATGCCGACATAGGTGGAAAGCCGATCGCCAAAATGATGAAAGATCAGGAACATTATAAACACGATGACCTGGAAGAGATTTTCACGAATGTACGTGATGCTGCCTATCATATCATCCAGCGTAAAGGAGCCACCTATTATGGAATCGCCATGGGTCTAGTCCGATTGACTAAAGCGATTCTCCAAAATGAGAATTCAATCCTTACCGTTTCAGCTAACCTTAGCGGCGAATATGGTCACGACGACATCTATATCGGCGTTCCAGCTATCGTAAACCGAAACGGGATCAGAGAAATCGTCGAACTCTCCCTGGATGCAGAAGAACAACAGAAATTTGACCATTCTGTAGAAGTATTGAGAAAAGTAATGGACCCTGTCTTGAAGGGATAA
- a CDS encoding DUF92 domain-containing protein codes for MEIDQLLVIGFIALFAAASGYFKLLKPSGAIAAFLTGMSLWAGFGLKGLFLMGAFFLTSSLLSRYKSKVKEHLGELHEKGSARDWAQVAANGGTAAIAGLANFISPDPVWFLVLGISIASANADTWASELGVLSRKQPVSIKSFKTVPRGTSGAISGFGTAASAAGSLLIALTGGFLFNEGAGWILSVFLLGVTGALLDTLFGAYIQAGFKCVRCNLLTEKLTHCTLPTKKVSGFSRINNDVVNFISCFTAASMGIVLYNIL; via the coding sequence TTGGAGATTGACCAGCTCTTGGTAATTGGATTTATTGCCTTATTTGCAGCTGCATCTGGATATTTTAAGCTTTTGAAACCATCGGGAGCTATAGCTGCTTTTTTGACCGGGATGTCCCTATGGGCAGGTTTTGGTTTAAAGGGCCTTTTTTTAATGGGAGCTTTCTTTCTTACCTCCAGCCTCCTGTCCAGGTATAAAAGCAAGGTGAAGGAACACCTGGGCGAGTTACATGAAAAAGGATCAGCAAGGGATTGGGCCCAGGTAGCAGCAAATGGAGGTACTGCAGCAATTGCTGGTCTGGCAAATTTCATTTCACCTGATCCAGTTTGGTTCCTCGTACTTGGTATCTCTATTGCCAGTGCCAATGCAGATACCTGGGCGTCAGAACTTGGAGTGCTAAGCAGAAAGCAGCCCGTATCGATTAAATCCTTCAAAACGGTGCCACGTGGAACCTCGGGAGCAATCTCTGGATTTGGAACAGCCGCTTCAGCAGCAGGATCCTTGTTAATTGCTTTAACCGGTGGTTTTCTATTCAATGAAGGTGCTGGCTGGATATTGTCTGTGTTTCTCTTGGGTGTGACTGGGGCGTTGCTGGATACGTTGTTTGGAGCCTATATTCAGGCAGGCTTTAAATGCGTCCGCTGCAATCTTCTTACAGAAAAATTAACCCATTGCACCCTGCCAACCAAAAAAGTATCAGGATTTTCTCGGATTAACAACGACGTCGTAAACTTTATTTCATGTTTCACAGCGGCTAGTATGGGAATTGTTTTATATAATATCCTTTAA
- a CDS encoding 5-formyltetrahydrofolate cyclo-ligase: MTLVKQYILYSGRLGEKRMDAKKKLRKTIKAKLSELSLPQYEDQSYKVAQQLFQNDEWMEASTVAITVSKAPEVDTFQIIRKGWEQGKRMVVPKCEPKTRRLDFRELKRFSELESVFYGLLEPIVSETNTVSAGEIDLVVVPGLAFNKDGYRLGFGGGYYDRFLANYHGKTISLAFKDQIVSDIPIESHDIPVRKIITSEGVIVIGD, translated from the coding sequence ATGACGTTAGTAAAACAATACATATTATACTCAGGACGTTTGGGGGAAAAACGGATGGATGCCAAAAAAAAACTTAGGAAGACCATTAAAGCAAAACTATCAGAACTTAGCCTGCCACAATACGAAGACCAATCATACAAGGTCGCACAGCAGCTATTCCAAAATGACGAATGGATGGAAGCCTCAACAGTCGCGATCACTGTATCAAAAGCTCCAGAGGTCGATACTTTCCAAATTATCAGGAAGGGTTGGGAGCAGGGAAAAAGAATGGTCGTTCCAAAATGCGAGCCGAAGACACGGAGACTGGACTTCAGGGAGCTGAAGCGATTTTCTGAACTTGAATCAGTTTTTTATGGTTTGCTAGAGCCAATTGTTTCAGAAACGAATACTGTTAGCGCTGGAGAGATTGATTTAGTCGTCGTTCCTGGACTCGCTTTTAATAAAGACGGGTACCGGCTTGGGTTCGGAGGAGGATACTATGATCGTTTTCTGGCAAACTACCATGGAAAAACGATTTCCCTGGCATTTAAAGACCAGATCGTTTCTGATATTCCTATTGAAAGTCATGATATCCCGGTTCGAAAAATAATCACCAGCGAAGGAGTTATCGTCATTGGAGATTGA
- the rpmG gene encoding 50S ribosomal protein L33, with translation MRVNITLACTECGERNYISKKNKRNNPDRLELKKYCSREKRATLHRETK, from the coding sequence ATGCGTGTAAATATTACATTAGCTTGCACAGAATGCGGAGAGCGCAACTATATTTCTAAAAAAAATAAGCGTAACAACCCAGATCGTCTTGAGCTTAAGAAATACTGCTCAAGAGAAAAGCGCGCAACTTTACATCGTGAAACAAAATAA